AACCATTTCTTGAGCTCTCGTGCTCTCCGCTTCATTTGTTACGCATTTTCCCAGCTTTCCCCCTTCCagcgttttcccatttccccatcgAGTTCTCCATCGCCTGGACCCCCGAGAGGCGTCGCATAAATGTgttggcaaaacatttttatgatgACGTGCTAAAGGGAACACTGGGATCTGTACTCCTGGATCTGGGATGCGAGTTGTGCCCACGCGTCGCCTGCGAGCTGAAAGTTAATTAGAAATTATGCTCGAGCTGCGCGGCTCGAAGCAaaagtatacgagtatacgagtGTGCCGAAGTGTAGGTGTAATGGCGCACACACAACACCTTTGGGCTTTCGCAATGAGGCTTAAAAATCATACAAACATATAACCAGAGCCATAAACCTCGACGGCCTGGGCATAAAGCTAATGAATGCCACTCCTGATGTGTGTGCGTAGCAGAAGCGTGACAAGGCCTAAAAGAACACTCACTCACTTAATGCAGCACATGCCAAAGAATCCTCTAAATACATCAAAATGCTAACTATTAGTAACAAAATCGATTTGGCTCAATGGAAACCATTTAGATTTCATTCTGGGTATGaaatctaaaataaataacattcttCAGACACTCGaaagggaaaagaaaattgaGAAAAGAGCATTTTCGTTGTGCGAGGACATTCGATGGCAGGCAAACGTTGTATCAAATGAAGAGTTTcgcatttcacatttcacatttcgcAGTCAATTGTCTTTTATGTGCTTTCGCCGCACTCATTTCACTTCCGCCCAGAATATGTGTACACTCTGCTGTTTTTATAGGgccaaaacatatttttcgtttttggcttTGCATACTTTCTGAGTGTTATTCCCACGCCAGGGTTGTCGAGTGTTCTGGCTGATTTTATAtcctttttcttttgaaaCGCCTCAAACAATACTACTTTAAGAAGTGGCTAGCGAGCTGTAAgcttaattggttttaaaaaaGCCATTGACCCTGCAAATGATTGAGTCGTGAAGCGTAAGCGAACCTGGCAACCCTGGCTGAGGTGAGGGTGTgcttttaatacattttcgcTTCAACATTTCCACAATAACAGGGCGGAGCGGAGTCGGGAAATTACCATGCCGCTTATCAACACACTCACATCGGCATGAGCATCGTTTTGCTCGATGGCACTTTGGGGAGCAACTATGCAGCGCGTTCGCTGTGACAGTGACTAataaaagcacacacacacccacacacactggcagCAGATCCTGGAATTGCCACAAAAGCAATATAATAGTCAAGCTGCCTCGCCTCCCCCCTGGTGGtaatatacaatattttcCGCTTTCTTTTTGCACCGTTTTCATTTGTTACTAAAATCATAAACAAATGTTGGTGCAGAGTTGCGCGCTATCTCGCATATGGAATAAAAATggaacacacacaaacacggCCAGCAAATAAACTGCTcgtaaagcaaaaaaaaaaatgtaaaaaaaatcaaaagtagGGGGAGATagacaaaaaccaaatgtTGCGAAAAACAAGTAGAACTTTCTGCTTGGGTCTCCCGACCAATGGCATACCTAGTACTCACACATATGCTAATTTAcaatccggctcgaaggaccacAAACAGCAATTCTCTTTGAATGGATAGTTTCGTGGCATATTTAGTCTGTTCCTATGATTTTGTTAAGTAGAGCATAGCCCTGCGTCCAAGAAATACCCATTGTCGAAAGGCATGAGTCGCTGAATCTGTGGGTTTCGAGAGGTTTTCAGGCTGGAGAGTCGGCTGTCGTGGTGGGGATTGCAAGGGGTAGCGACTTAATCTCCATCTAAACGCAATGGAGTCGTAATaacaacagaaaacaaataaaaaaccgAGTCCTACGGAGCAGACACACAGGATATCTGCGCATACATATGCATGATCTGTACGTCTGTGTGTACATATGGTCGCATTCATAGTTTACTTTTTTCCACTTCATTTTataccaccaccgccacccccgcttttccactgCGCAGGAGGCAGAAGGCAGGAAGCGTAGGAAAAATGGCAATTTGGTgttctttttttcattttcttcattttgcTCATTTCTCTTTTATTTCGAATGTTGACTGACTCCCTGACTCACTCGCTTGTGCGTCGTTACAAGcgctctttcttttttttctgctctttCCAAGGATGTGCGgctgtgtgtgctgctgaTTAGCCCACTTGGGTGCCATTGGAGTGCTTCATTTGATCCTTGGCCGCAGTTCTAAGCCCCCCACACCCCTCGACCCGTTTCCCCTTCCCTGTCtgtgtccatgtccatgtccttgTGCCGCCAACATTGTACACACACGTGTCCGCTTGTGTCCGTTGTGTCCGTTTGTGTCCGCTTAGGTGTAGCTCCTTCTGCAATTCGCCATCTTGTCTCCTGCACTTCTCACTGGCCACAAATATGAGTGTGTTCGCAAGAAGAGcagcaaaaaaatgaaacagcTGGAAAAGGGAGCAATATGCTCTGCATCGATGACCTACAGAAGAGCTATATGATATTTGTTGCTATGCTGCAGTGTTTGATCGAGTAAACCGTATATATGTGAACACTCTAGGCCAGAATACAACTATTTCATATCTCACTTGTTGGGAAACTGCAAAGCTGggaattatttcaattaaaacaaagttgAATACTCCGTGTTTTCAATTTATGGAGTGAGGTCTTGAGTTCTGTACAGCGGTTTCGGCGTTCTCTCTAACCGAATGGCTCCAACTTTTCCATGTTGCTTACATGCTGCCTGCTACATGGAGTATTGTACATTATTGTGTTGTTGTCTCGCCTCATTTGTGTCCTGCCCCATCCTCTGCCATCCTCTTCCATCCGAACATTGTCGTCCTTGCTACCATGTCTTTGTGGTCATTTCCAGCTGCTCCTTTGCCCCGAGGCCCGCGTGCCCAAGAAATGACAGAGGGAATAAAGAAATTCCCGCAAAATTGCTGGCCAAGGAACAATGAATTTGCCAGGGTATCGAATGCTTCGACAACCAACAGCCACCCACTCGAACCCTCGTGTGTTTCGTTTAGCACACTCGAAACACTCGAAGCAGTCGCCCTAATTTGGTCATTACCCAGGTTGATGGGATCGTAAAGTGTGGCTGTGCGTCTGCAGGTCCTTTTCATGCTGCTCCTGACAGGGCAGGGACAATTTTCAGGTCATTTAATTCAAAAGTCATATGTTGCCGTAATTGAAATCCGCAGGGCGAAAGGCAGGGGctcaaacacaaacagaaacagaagtcCACTGAATTgcataatttgattaaaatattACGGCGTATTTATTCTTGGGTTCGCTTTCACTTTTCTGCCCAAATCGAATATTTCATGCGGACCGCTCGCCATATTTTCCAGCGGTTGACCCCAAGGGAAAATCTGATGAGGGGGCGaagagcggaaaagcggaaaagggCAACCTTTGCTGACTCGGAAAAGGCGCCGCAGATACAAGCAGATACAAGCAGACAACCAAAAAGTAGTTTGGtgtaaatttacattttatattaaagtGACGCAGCTGTCGTTTCGCTTTTTGCCCCAGGCAAAATGAGTTTTTAAGCGCTTTTCCATcctcatgtgtgtgtgtgtgtgggaaacCGCAGAAATCAAGGCAAAGGGCACAACATTTCTGGAGGAGATTTCTCCTTTAAGGCTGGAGTGAGTCCCTTAGGCGTCTAGTTGCCCTATTCATTCAGCACATCCGCCGGAACATCATTATCCTCGTTTTCCcgattttcacaattttcctGTGGCTGCAACTAATTAGTGGCTGCACCTGCTCATCACTGCGGCGCGGAAAACCCTTTGCTCCTCTGGCTCCTTTGGCCATTAATAATGCTTTCGCTGGCATGGCGGCCATCTCCGCGTTGGCCACGTCATCGGATGCCGCCGACTGCCCCTCATCTTCTGCCCCTTCATCTTCCGCTGCTCCGTGTCATCTGCTGGCCTCCTCATTTTTTAAACCGCCCGATCTGCGAAAACCCCAAGCCAAACAAGCTGATAAAGTTGAAAGCAGCCACATGAGTGAGTTTGCTTACACCGGAAACAGTGAACATTAATCAAAAGGCATGGAAAATTATCCAATTCGATTAACTTCTTGATTGAACATCGAACTTGCAGCATATGGATACTTAAtagtattatattttttatttaggcaTATTCTCtgcatttctcgcagtgcagcgcTGTGCTTGTGTGCAGCATGACGGTCGGCAAGCGACAAAGCACAcgattaaattacaaaatgtcAATAACGAtaacgaaatgaaattgattGAAACGAGTGGCGACCACACAATGGATGCGACATCCCCTGCCATACATATAcgatggatgtggatatgtgCTGTATGtggacctggacctggacATCCTCACTCCCAGTCGCGTGATAAATGATGCGTGTGTGCTTGAGTGGATGACACCTTGCAGATATGGCAGCTATGGCTGAAATGCGCCGCACAATGGCATGTCAATTAAAATGCCCGATGTTGAAATCATTCGCaattaattcataattaaaatgcgaCACATTATCAAAAGCGTACACAGCGGGGGGCTGGTATTTACACAAATTGCGAATGAATATTCATGAGTGTCAGCCAACAGCGTTCACTCGAATGGGGTTCATTTGGTGCACTTCGTTCACTTGGGAAACCCTAGTTGCACCTCAAGTTCCCAGTTCAACTGGTCCTTCGCAGTGGCGTGGACATTTTTCGGGGCTTGCAACTTTGGCAGCCCGGAGCGAGTACAATGAAATGCACTTAAATGCATATATAGTTGTAGCGACAGAATTTGCAGCACAGAAATGCGGTTGCCGAAAGCAGCCGAaatgggagtggaagtggccAATCCTCTGCAAATAATGTGCGTgcataaacaaaaagcaggGGGAgggaaagggggaggggggtctTAACTTCGGCAACTGGTCCTTGCGTTGCATAGATACACGCAGATGAGGTCCTGCTCCTTCCAAATTAGCGCcataaagtatgcaacacGCTTTTGCCAGCGCTTTTAATTTGTTCGCCGGCACTACGGCCATCAAATATTCATTTCTGCGGCTTCTCCAAgagcagtgggtggtgctgggtggtgctgggtggtgctgggtgttGCTGGGTGTTGGGAGGTCCATCAGAGTTCAAGACCGAGCCCGTTCTTCGAGGGAAAACTTTCGGCTAATTTGCGTGCGGCAACTAAAACATTTTCCTCGTAGGCGGTTTCTGTGCGGCTTTGTGTGGCTTCCGGTTAACGCAACTAAATTTCCATTCAACTGTCATTTGCGAGGCAGCAGCCAAATTGCCAAGCTGCCAAGCTGCCACAATGCCCAGCccatttgaattttcatttcactgtCATAAGCAAGCGATTAATGACTGAcaagtaattaaatatgctGTGATAAGTCGCCTCGGAAACCCCATCTTCATCATCTTCATTGGAAAAAAGGCGAGATGGAGCTATCTATCATGGGATAGCTTTGATTGggccataaaattaaataaacggCTGACTAAATTCCACTATCAAATTGAATTCGGCAATTTGTCCCTGCACTCTGCAGCTCCGTTTATTATGCAAAGGATGGGAACGGGGAGCAAACTGTTTATGTTGCCTGCTCGGCCCATAAAAAAGAGGCGGACTGCGGTTCTCCGCCGGAAATCtcattttgtttgtaaatCAGCAATTTGCAGCCGGGCACAGGAccttctcgttctcgttcacgttctcgatgtcgatgtcgttGTCGCCTCACCAACACACTCGCCAAGTGGGAGCATCCCCATCGGTACACAGCGGAAAATACATTATATACATCTTAAAGTGTCGTATGCCatttaaatacaacactgctcctgtcagcagttatcgattaacaactgactgtaaaattttgagaaagctgcgttttttggtttgcgttttataggcattgaaagcagacgatctcgtgaattttttttgtccatcaggacaatgcacgggtgcacacgtgtgtagtcagcatggcaaaatttcataaattgggctacgaactgctaccccatccagcatattctccagatttagcccctgtgactattttttgtttccaaacatgaagaaatggctcggcggtaagagattcgggtcaaatgaagaggtcatcacagaaacaaacgactattttgagggccttgagaaaacctattatttggaaggaataaaaaaattggaaaaacgctggactaaatgtatagagctaaaaggagattatgttgagaaataaaacgcttctttgacgaaaaaaatatattttattcaaaaagtcacggacttatcaaacgaccctcgtatgtTTCCTGCTGAGTAGATCATATGCTTGATTCTATATAGGAACAATGCATGTCATATATATAGCTTAGCTTGAGTTGGCagcatttttctcagtgcacacactcacatttTTAAACGCTCAATAAGATTGGAAAATTGATGGCGGTATTGCTCATTGGTTTGGTAACGCTTTCCGCCCCCCGCTTTTCCGGGCACCCTTTTGCTTATCGCTccgcaggactcgcaggagCAGAACTGGCAGGAGCAAGCGGCTCCACCCACTTGGTAAGTAAGTAAATCCCTCATTTtcagtgaaaataaaaattgcccCAGCAGCGTAacgcaaaataaacacatttaagttgcaaattgaattttgcatAATCCCAGGCGCTGTAGCGATGCCACTTGGGCTGGGTTTCTGGGTTCTCGGCTCTGGGTTTCTGGTTTTCTGTCCTGGGTCTGTTCTGGATCTCCTTATCGCGGGTCCGTCTTCGTCCTGCACTGCTGTCTGTCgcccttttttatatattttggtgGCACTGGCACACTTCACATCAGCGCATGAGACGGAATTTCTGATTAGTTGCCATGGATTCCCCTGCGGCGCCCAACACTTGGCACTTGTTTACCCAGCTTTGACTTTGCCggaattctatttattttcgaaaatttctTTTGGGAGAACGTACGCGCCACTCTACCCACATGAATGTCACACACGCAGGAAACAGGAGGCAGGAAACAGGCGGCAGAAGGCAGGACCTTCTCCTCTTTCTAGGCGTGTGATCCTGGGGGATTCACAAAGTAGCCGCGTAATTGAATTTACTTTATACTTTGCCTGATTAGAAAAAGTTGATTGGATTTCACGCAGCCTCATATGGCGGCAGCTTCTCCTCTGGTTCCCAGATGAAAGTGTCTGGGCCAAGTCAATTAATGAACGTAGACTGCAGGGAATTCAATATTATTACAAGTTTTCAAACTATTTACATATTTGGCATGGCATTCCAATGTATCTGTTTCGCAGGAAAAGTTATTTCGCAGCAGTTCTAAAAATACATTGGCGACAACATAGATGCATCGCACGAGGGACTTGCGATAGCCGGTCACGGATTTGAATTCGGTTGACGTAATGCTGGATTGGCTTGATTGCACCTGCAGAGCGGGCTCTTGGCAACCAGATGAGCAGAGCCCTGGCTTCGATAGGCGATAAGAGGGTGGCAAGGCGAGTTCGGGTGATAAGAGGTGGACCGGCGAAATTGGACAGATGGCGCGGTCGCAGCACCTGAGATACACCCAGTGACCCCCAAACTGCAGCGCGATATCTCGCAGCAGATTCCGAGCTCCAAATTTTTGCGATCGTAGGCGATCTTGGGTATAAAAGCAGCCAGGTGGACGGCAGTAAGGCAACAGTCTTTAGGCATTGGATCCACTGGGTGCATCTGATCCGGAGCAGTTGAGTGTAGAGTTCAAGCGTAGAGTTGCAGGAGTCCTCCAACATGAAGATCGCCATCGCATTGCTGGCCTGCCTGGGCCTGGTCGCCGCCGCCAGCTTCCACCAGACCCACGAGGTCAAGATCGCCGACAAGGCCTTCCTGCTCAAGCAGAAGTTCCTCTTCGAGATCGTCTACCGCGTGGAGGATCCGCTGATGTTCGAGGAGTACATCAAGCAGGGCTCGAAGTTCTACTTTGAGGAGTCCTACTACACGGTGAGTGCAGACAGCATTGGGTCAAGTGTTCCAGCGCCCTAATCACCGATCCCTTGCAGCACTACGACCTCTACATGAAGAAGTTCTTCGAGGCCTACAAGGCGCACGCCCTGCTGCCCAAGGGCGAGTTCTTCGGCGCCCTGGTCATGTCCCACGCCAAGCAGGCCCGCGGTCTGTTCAACTTCTTCTACTACGCCAAGGACTGGGAGACCTTCGCCGCCAACGTGGCCTGGGCCCGCATGCACGTCAACGAGGGCATGTTCGTCTACGCCCTGACCCTGGCCGTGATCCACCGCAACGACTTCCACGGCCTGATGCTGCCCTCGATCTACGAGATCTTCCCGCAGTTCTTCTTCAACAGCAAGTTCGTGTTCGAGGCGGAGAAGTTCGACTACGAGATGTGGATGAAGACGAGCATGTACGAGAAGGAGTACATGGACGTGTACTACAAGGGCCACTCGTACGGCTACGACTACGCCACCATGTACCAGTCCAGCGACTACACCTACATGAAGGACTTCAAGACCTGGCAGTGGTGGAAGCTGATGGGTCTGGGCGAGCACTGGTACAGCGAGGACAAGTACATCCTGCGCGAGAACATCTACGAGTTCAACCAGGAGAGCAAGTGGCTGTCGATGATGAAGGACGTGAAGAAGTTCTACATGCCCGTGGACTACAGCCGCGACCTGAACATCTACAACGAGGAGTCCAAGCTGTCCTACTTCACCGAGGACCTGGGCTGGAACGCCTACTGGTACTACCTGAACATGGACTACTCCTTCTTCCTCGACGGCAACACCTTCGACCTCAAGAGCGACCGTCGCGGCGAGTGGTGGCTGTACAACGTGCACCAGCTGCTCAGCAGGTACTACATGGAGCGCCTGTCGCACGGATTCGGCGAGATCCCCGAGTTCTCCTGGTACCACCAGATCGAGATGGGCTACGATCCCCAGATGATCTACTACAGCGGCATCGGCTACAGCTACCGCAAGAACTACTACGAGATGGACACGTACGCCAACTACGACATGCTGGACAAGATCACCGGCTTCCAGAAGCGCATCCACAACATCGTCGAGCTCGGCTACTACAAGACCGCCGATGGCCACACCATCGATCTGCGCAAACCCGAGGCCATCGAGTTCATCGGCAACATGCTGCAGGGCAACGTGGACGCCATGGACAAGATGTTCTACCAGTTCTGGTACATGCTCGCCCACATGTACTTCGCCGACGCCGACTACCAGCAGATGGACGTGTACCCCAACGTGATGCTGAACTTCGAGACGATGATGCGCGACCCCATGTACTACATGTTCTACAAGTCCATCGCCCAGGTGTACTTCCAGTTCATGCACTACCTGCCCAAGTACACCAAGGAGCAGCTCCTGATGCCCGGCGTCACCATGAAGCACGTGGAGGTCAGCGACCTGAccacctacttcgatctggTTGACTTCGATGTGACCAGCATGCTCAACGACAAGATGGTCTTCCAGGACGGCAAGTTCGTGTGGGACAAGTCGCTGTTCGCCCGCCAGATGCGCCTCAACCACAAGCCCTTCACCTACACCTACACCATCGAGTCCGAGAAGGTCGAGAAGGTGGTCATCCGCGCCTTCCTCGGCCCCAAGTTCGACGAGTTCGGCAAGGTCATCTCCCTGGCCGAGAACCGCATGAACTTCATGGAGATCGACGAGTTCTACTACGAGCTGAAGGCCGGCACCAACATGGTCACCCGCAAGTCCAGCGAGTTCTACTGGACCGTCAAGGATCGCACCACCTACAGCGAGCTCTACTACTACATGATGATGGCCTTCGACGGCAAGTACGACTTCCCCCTGGACATCAGCGAGCCCCACTGCGGCTTCCCCGACCGCCTCGTCCTGCCCATGGGCTGGCAGAAGGGCATGCCCATGCAGATGTTCTTCATGGTGGTCCCCTACGTGGCCCCCGCCCACGAGCAGTTCTCCACCTTCGACTACACCTACTCCTGCGGCATCGGCTCCGGCGCCCGCTACGTGGACAGCATGCCCTTCGGCTACCCCTTCGACCGCGAGATCGACGAGTACGAGTTCTTCGTGCCCAACATGTACTTCAAGGACGTGTCCATCTACCACGCCGACACCATGGAGCCCTACTACAAGTACAAGAGCTACTCCAACTACGGCCACTTCGACTACGCCTTCTTCAACGACTACTACACCAAGTACTTCAAGTTCTGAGCATCGTCGCTGTGTGTGCGGCCTCGAATGCGAAATCCGGAAAGCAACCACGGCACGATCTACCCATTGATGTTTCTAGGATGTTTTTAGAATCTCTGATACCTAGCTTGTAAGGTGCGCAAAAAGTCTAATAAACTTTCGAAAACCAAGTAAAATGCCTGCTATTGCTCGACTTATTTCTCACACACATAAGGATTCCAGAATTTGATAAGACAAGAGTGTTTCTTAAGCGGCGTCACATACTTTCGGGGTCATTGATATACGGCAGTCGTACTACAATTCCCAACTGCTTCTGGCCGCCGCCGCATGGAGAGCCATCCCCGGAGCGGAGCAAGGCATACTTACCTGGCGTAGAGGTTAACCGTGATCACGAAGGCGGTTCCTCCGGAGTGAGGCTTGGCCATTGCACCTCGGCTGAGTTGACCTCTGCGATTATTCCTAATGTGAATAACTCGTGCGTGTAATTTTTGGTAGCCGGGAATGGCGTTCGCGCCGTCCCGAcataagaaataaatttgaaaatagttAAGGTctctattatatttattattgaacGTATGAGGCGCTAGGAAAAGGTCCTTTGCGTTAACCTAAGTTAGGATtttagaaattttttttttggtatatatGATATTGTGTTATATCCGCATAATGTTGGTATATATGATGTATCCGTATAAGAAACTTTATACAATGCCTTTCTTACTGTAACGTTTCTGTAGATTTGAAATGCGCATTTCATTGTTAGACTAAGTGCATCAACTAATGTTCACTGTTATCTGTCATCTGTagtcatttatattttattattaattaattaattaaaaaagttgttCAATTATTGATTGAAACTATGACTATAAACCAGAGCCATTGCTTACAATCTTCTTGCTTATATCTTATCttcttaaacaaaaatgaacaaatcTTTTTTACTTCTTAAAATTATGTAATAACACatactttaattgtttttaatttctagCATAGAAGTATTTTATCACAccttagtcttataaattttttaacTAATTGAAAAGTCGCTTCAAAAGAAGTTATTAATATGCAAAACCATATAGTTTTTGTATCATGAACATATAGTAATTTCAAATTGACGCTATTGGAAGTCAAGAAAAATCTAAGCCCACAGCGCAGACAAGTTTAGTAGATTTTCTCTCGTcctttacaaataaaataaagtaagtCAATGAGAAAATGCTTAACTaagttttcataatttattgtttatgtcGGGACGGCGCGAACGCCATTCCCGGCTACCAAAAATTACACGCACGAGTTATTCACATTAGGAATAATCGCAGAGGTCAACTCAACCGAGGTGCAATGGCCAAGCCTCACTCCGGAGGAACCGCCTTCGTGATCACGGTTAACCTCTACGCCAGGTAAGTATGCCTTGCTCCGCTCCGGGGATGGCTCTCCATGCGGCGGCGGCCAGAAGCAGTTGGGAATTGTTGGGGTTAAAGTGCGTGAAAGTCTCACCCCCGAAAGTATGTGACTCAATGCGACTGCTGAAGATGGTTGACTTGCGAGAACTGTTCGTTGATATGTATAGTACTTCTTATCAGCGTGCACccttatattatatgtattacCTAATAGACCTTCTTTGGATTTTGCTGTGTCTGTGGattaatatttgattaatattttttgAGCGAATCATTTAAGCAAAGCAGAGTGGTgcgtaatttttaattaaaagtaaacaatcTGAACAGCCCACAAAAGTTGTACTAGCCACGAGAATTTCAGTAATAAATCGTTTTGAATGGCGAAAAATCAGCGGAATGTGGTTAACCTGATATATCTTCTATTCGGAATATttatggcaataaaaaatggtTTTGTAGAATTTCGCAGGCCGCAAAAAACTAATAATCGAAATAGTTTCGGCAACTCGACGGAAAGTGCGATGGTGTGAATGGATCAgcggggggaagggggggcgGGGACACCGAAAgtgatttaatttatggcaattacaaattgttattAGAAATTTGCGGTCAGCGAGTGCGCACACAACCGCAGgtgaatttaaaatcaaatgggaaatgaagCAGGCtgaaacagcaaaaaacagaaaagcaaaaattattGTTGACATAAGCCGCATTTTCTGTGTGATGTGCGTGaattgtttgctgtttgtttgcttgtttgttcgtttgtttgtttgttggtttgttggtCTGTTGGTTTGTTGGCGGGCCACTCGTGTCCTTTTGCATTATTCCAGCGCATATTGTGATGCACTGAAGGACTCGCTGGAAATGCATAATTAAACTAGCAAACACGGCCATCAATTTGGCCCCTGAGCTTCGCCGTCGCGTCGCTCTGTTTTTGATGAGCACTTGACAAAACGCTAATGAAAGTGCTGCAGTGTGCAGGGAgtgtgagtgtttgtgtttgtgttttcgcggcattttaattaataaatgtcCATCCAATTTGGCCGGGTAACCTGGCCAACGGACCGCCATTGTGCGACCGTGCCTCCGACCAACTTTGCCACATTAGCTGCAATTCAACTTTATCAATAGGCTTCTAATTAACTCGCACACGAGCGAAgttgcacactcacacacacagctcgTCCTGCAGGACCCTTTCTTCTATCCACAACCCACAGCACTTTTGCGATGAGTTTGCTGATCTAGTTTTCGGGCTTCATGTTTAATCAGTTCAAACGCGGTTCCATCTAATCCCCTTTCGACTCCTCAGTCACGTATTCGGAGAACATTTCTTGGTCTCCGGCGGGTGAGAAACTAGTTTACActtaacaaaatattaccCATCCAAATTGACAAAGTATATAATGAATAGGAGGTGCATTCAAGTTATGTGAGGTAACAGACTGCAGTTTTTATGCAGAGCAAGTAAATAGCAAGTTCGcgagttttgatatttattatttgtgccAATCTCAGGAAATCTCGATCTAATTTCTGCTCggcaaggaccaaggaccaaggagcATCTCCTTGCTGGGCATCCGAGTGCGTTTCCTGCGTAATTATTTGGGCATGAGATGGAAACTTTTGGCCGGCAAACAGCGAAACTTTGCCATCATATTTCTAGCTGCCGTGCCGTGTCGTGTCCTTTGGTTTCCCGGAGAGACGCTCTCTGGCCAGGACGAAGgcgggagtgggcgtgggcgtgggcagcATAAGCAGGGATAAGTGCTCCTGAGTGGACAGGACTCATTGTGCCCGGCCTTCATTAGAGCTGACTGAGCGAATAATAAACAAGAAGCAATCGCCTCCTTTTCCTTTGCGGACTTTTGCTTCTTGTTCCGTTCAGTTCGGGCGGTGTGtttaaaagcatttccatGCTAA
This genomic stretch from Drosophila teissieri strain GT53w chromosome 2L, Prin_Dtei_1.1, whole genome shotgun sequence harbors:
- the LOC122619282 gene encoding larval serum protein 1 beta chain, which encodes MKIAIALLACLGLVAAASFHQTHEVKIADKAFLLKQKFLFEIVYRVEDPLMFEEYIKQGSKFYFEESYYTHYDLYMKKFFEAYKAHALLPKGEFFGALVMSHAKQARGLFNFFYYAKDWETFAANVAWARMHVNEGMFVYALTLAVIHRNDFHGLMLPSIYEIFPQFFFNSKFVFEAEKFDYEMWMKTSMYEKEYMDVYYKGHSYGYDYATMYQSSDYTYMKDFKTWQWWKLMGLGEHWYSEDKYILRENIYEFNQESKWLSMMKDVKKFYMPVDYSRDLNIYNEESKLSYFTEDLGWNAYWYYLNMDYSFFLDGNTFDLKSDRRGEWWLYNVHQLLSRYYMERLSHGFGEIPEFSWYHQIEMGYDPQMIYYSGIGYSYRKNYYEMDTYANYDMLDKITGFQKRIHNIVELGYYKTADGHTIDLRKPEAIEFIGNMLQGNVDAMDKMFYQFWYMLAHMYFADADYQQMDVYPNVMLNFETMMRDPMYYMFYKSIAQVYFQFMHYLPKYTKEQLLMPGVTMKHVEVSDLTTYFDLVDFDVTSMLNDKMVFQDGKFVWDKSLFARQMRLNHKPFTYTYTIESEKVEKVVIRAFLGPKFDEFGKVISLAENRMNFMEIDEFYYELKAGTNMVTRKSSEFYWTVKDRTTYSELYYYMMMAFDGKYDFPLDISEPHCGFPDRLVLPMGWQKGMPMQMFFMVVPYVAPAHEQFSTFDYTYSCGIGSGARYVDSMPFGYPFDREIDEYEFFVPNMYFKDVSIYHADTMEPYYKYKSYSNYGHFDYAFFNDYYTKYFKF